A genomic segment from Myxococcales bacterium encodes:
- a CDS encoding zf-TFIIB domain-containing protein, with amino-acid sequence MTTATARLSGCSRCGGLWVGAGPTPGNLEVVAATLESCAHARPSGVPAVLCPECRASAVRARFEGVDLDVCTRHGVWFDRDEVAKVLAQGSALSTATMLEVVRDAQRRAMVPSPPPPVRQADAAQDSADEEHSPWVTVGFLALFLGGPPLVNHGHRVPELAKVVLAFVERLMAH; translated from the coding sequence ATGACAACCGCGACGGCTCGCCTCTCCGGGTGTTCCCGCTGCGGCGGGCTATGGGTCGGCGCCGGCCCCACGCCCGGCAACCTCGAAGTCGTGGCCGCCACACTCGAGTCGTGTGCGCACGCACGACCGTCCGGCGTTCCCGCTGTCCTGTGTCCCGAGTGCCGTGCGAGCGCGGTGCGCGCAAGATTCGAAGGCGTCGACCTCGACGTCTGCACGCGTCACGGTGTCTGGTTCGATCGAGATGAGGTGGCCAAGGTCCTTGCTCAAGGCTCGGCCCTCTCAACGGCCACGATGCTGGAGGTCGTCCGAGACGCGCAGCGACGGGCCATGGTCCCGTCACCACCGCCGCCGGTACGGCAAGCCGACGCGGCGCAAGATTCCGCCGACGAAGAACACTCGCCCTGGGTCACCGTCGGTTTCCTCGCGCTCTTCCTCGGCGGACCGCCGCTCGTGAACCATGGTCACCGCGTCCCCGAGCTCGCGAAGGTCGTTTTGGCCTTCGTGGAGCGACTCATGGCTCACTGA
- a CDS encoding NAD(+)/NADH kinase: protein MGIVSPRAVLVTRATDYELVVARHGTRAQAEFFLKGRGQTLEAADQRHAKQKEAEQAAAAAIPRAWRRTHVARSDLCRFVFDPTDVIVVVGQDGLVANVAKYLRGQPVIGINPDKASYDGVLVKHAPKDAKDLFGASADGRAREERTMVEARLDDGQRLLAINEIFVGHRSHQSARYRLRAKGLEERHSSSGAVVATGTGATGWARSIHRERVAAPPMPSPTEPGLAFFVREAFPSVATQTSLTQGLLTAEEALEITSEMNEAGVVFGDGIEDDRLEFPWGMRARIAVAKERLCLVA from the coding sequence CGACTACGAGCTCGTGGTGGCGCGCCACGGCACGCGGGCGCAAGCGGAGTTCTTCCTGAAGGGCCGCGGGCAGACGCTGGAGGCCGCCGACCAACGCCACGCGAAGCAGAAGGAGGCGGAGCAAGCGGCGGCAGCGGCGATCCCGCGCGCGTGGCGTCGCACGCACGTGGCTCGAAGCGACCTGTGTCGCTTCGTCTTCGACCCGACCGACGTCATCGTGGTGGTCGGCCAAGACGGCCTCGTGGCCAACGTTGCCAAGTACCTCCGCGGGCAACCGGTCATCGGCATCAACCCCGACAAGGCGAGCTACGACGGCGTCCTCGTGAAGCACGCGCCGAAAGACGCCAAGGACCTCTTCGGTGCCTCTGCCGATGGCCGCGCCCGTGAAGAGCGCACCATGGTCGAGGCGCGGCTCGACGACGGCCAACGGCTCTTGGCCATCAACGAGATCTTCGTCGGGCATCGCTCGCATCAATCGGCGCGGTATCGGCTTCGCGCGAAGGGCCTCGAGGAGCGTCACTCGTCCTCGGGCGCGGTCGTCGCCACCGGCACCGGCGCCACCGGATGGGCGCGCTCCATTCACCGCGAGCGCGTCGCAGCGCCGCCTATGCCTTCGCCGACGGAGCCGGGCCTCGCCTTCTTCGTTCGCGAGGCGTTTCCCAGCGTGGCGACGCAGACGTCGCTGACGCAAGGGCTCCTCACGGCCGAAGAGGCGCTCGAGATCACTTCGGAGATGAACGAGGCGGGCGTCGTGTTTGGCGACGGGATCGAGGACGACCGACTGGAATTTCCCTGGGGCATGCGCGCCCGCATCGCCGTGGCCAAGGAGCGCCTTTGCTTGGTCGCGTGA